One Halomonas sp. THAF5a genomic region harbors:
- the ubiG gene encoding bifunctional 2-polyprenyl-6-hydroxyphenol methylase/3-demethylubiquinol 3-O-methyltransferase UbiG, with the protein MSASHAQAGNVDQAEIAKFEALADRWWDPHGEFKPLHDINPLRLEFIDARSGLAGRRVLDVGCGGGILAEAMAQRGAEVTGIDLGEAPLAVARLHAREQDVDVDYRHIGAEAMAEAHPGEFDVVTCLEMLEHVPDPASVVRACAALVKPGGQVFFSTLNRTPKAYALAVVGAEYVMRLLPRGTHDYSRFIRPSELAGWCREAGLAVREQNGLVYHPITRQFSLSTRDVSVNYLMHCRRETT; encoded by the coding sequence ATGAGCGCAAGCCACGCGCAAGCAGGCAACGTCGACCAGGCGGAGATCGCCAAGTTCGAGGCCCTGGCCGACCGCTGGTGGGATCCGCACGGGGAGTTCAAGCCACTTCACGACATCAACCCCCTGCGGCTGGAATTCATCGATGCGCGCTCGGGCCTCGCCGGGCGGCGCGTGCTGGACGTCGGCTGTGGCGGCGGCATCCTCGCCGAGGCCATGGCACAGCGTGGCGCCGAGGTCACCGGCATCGACCTGGGCGAGGCGCCGCTGGCCGTGGCCCGACTGCATGCCCGGGAGCAGGATGTCGACGTCGACTATCGCCACATCGGCGCCGAGGCGATGGCCGAGGCGCATCCCGGCGAGTTCGACGTGGTCACCTGCCTGGAGATGCTCGAGCACGTGCCCGATCCCGCCTCGGTGGTGCGCGCCTGCGCGGCCCTGGTGAAGCCCGGCGGGCAGGTGTTCTTCTCGACCCTCAACCGCACGCCCAAGGCCTATGCGCTGGCGGTGGTCGGCGCCGAGTACGTCATGCGCCTGCTGCCCCGCGGCACCCACGACTATAGCCGCTTCATCCGGCCCTCGGAGCTGGCCGGCTGGTGTCGCGAGGCGGGCCTCGCCGTGCGCGAACAGAACGGCCTGGTGTATCACCCGATCACCCGCCAATTTTCGCTCTCGACGCGGGATGTCTCGGTCAACTACCTGATGCACTGTCGCCGGGAGACGACATGA
- a CDS encoding HAD-IA family hydrolase gives MVTRRPEALLFDLDGTLVDTAPDLARATNALREHHGLPALPYAPIRAQVSNGGSALVTLALGLEKQAPGHDAARTFLLEAYGQSVAEESRVFPPLDRLLDAWEARQGPWGIVTNKPRAYAEPLVEALGLTPGVLLCADDLPVKKPDPAPLVEAARRLAAMPGRCWYIGDHLRDMQAARAAGMAAVAVGYGYIGAEDDYRRWPADLWFETAEALTAALLEEAGACPA, from the coding sequence ATGGTCACGCGGCGCCCCGAGGCCCTGCTCTTCGACCTGGACGGCACCCTGGTGGACACCGCACCGGACCTGGCCCGGGCGACCAACGCCCTGCGCGAGCACCACGGCCTGCCCGCCCTGCCCTATGCGCCGATTCGCGCCCAGGTCTCCAACGGCGGCAGCGCCCTGGTGACCCTGGCGCTGGGCCTCGAGAAGCAGGCCCCGGGCCACGATGCGGCACGCACCTTCCTGCTCGAGGCCTACGGCCAGTCGGTGGCCGAGGAGAGCCGCGTCTTCCCCCCGCTGGACCGCCTGCTGGACGCCTGGGAGGCCCGCCAGGGTCCCTGGGGCATCGTCACCAACAAGCCCCGCGCCTACGCCGAGCCCCTGGTCGAGGCGCTGGGGCTGACCCCCGGGGTGTTGCTCTGCGCCGACGACCTGCCGGTCAAGAAACCCGACCCCGCCCCGCTTGTCGAGGCGGCCCGTCGCCTGGCGGCCATGCCCGGGCGCTGCTGGTACATCGGCGATCACCTGCGCGACATGCAGGCGGCCCGGGCGGCCGGCATGGCCGCCGTGGCGGTGGGCTATGGCTATATCGGGGCGGAGGACGACTACCGGCGCTGGCCGGCCGATCTCTGGTTCGAGACCGCCGAGGCGCTGACCGCGGCCCTGCTGGAGGAGGCGGGCGCGTGCCCCGCCTGA
- a CDS encoding YciK family oxidoreductase, whose amino-acid sequence MTCKIDYQPAADLLDGRIILVTGAGDGIGRAAALSFARHGATVILLGRTIAKLEKVYDEIEAAGGPQPAIFPLNLEGAALKDYHDMAETLDKEFGRLDGILHNAGMLGRLTPFEQYNPELWEQVMQVNINGPIWMTQALLPLLKSSPDASVVFTSSSVGRRGRAYWGAYSVSKFATEGFVQVLADEVDHLGTLRVNSLNPGATRTAMRKTAYPGEDAQALRSPEAIMPTYLWLMGPESQGHNGEQFDAQPPKGT is encoded by the coding sequence ATGACCTGCAAGATCGACTATCAACCCGCGGCCGACCTGCTCGACGGCCGCATCATCCTGGTCACCGGTGCCGGCGACGGCATCGGTCGGGCCGCGGCGCTCAGCTTCGCCCGGCATGGCGCCACCGTGATCCTGCTCGGGCGGACCATCGCCAAGCTGGAGAAGGTCTACGACGAGATAGAGGCCGCCGGCGGCCCCCAGCCGGCGATCTTCCCGCTCAACCTCGAGGGCGCCGCGCTCAAGGACTACCACGACATGGCCGAGACCCTCGACAAGGAGTTCGGCCGCCTCGACGGCATCCTGCACAACGCCGGCATGCTGGGCCGCCTCACGCCCTTCGAGCAGTACAATCCCGAGCTCTGGGAGCAGGTGATGCAGGTCAATATCAACGGCCCGATCTGGATGACCCAGGCGCTGCTGCCGCTGCTCAAGAGCTCCCCGGATGCCTCGGTGGTGTTCACCTCGTCGAGCGTGGGGCGCCGCGGCCGCGCCTACTGGGGCGCCTACTCGGTCTCCAAGTTCGCCACCGAGGGCTTCGTCCAGGTGCTGGCCGACGAGGTCGACCACCTGGGTACGCTGCGCGTCAACAGCCTCAACCCAGGGGCGACGCGCACCGCCATGCGCAAGACCGCCTACCCGGGCGAGGACGCCCAGGCCCTGCGCTCCCCCGAGGCGATCATGCCGACCTACCTGTGGCTGATGGGTCCGGAGAGCCAGGGCCACAACGGCGAGCAGTTCGACGCCCAGCCGCCCAAGGGGACCTGA
- the ybgF gene encoding tol-pal system protein YbgF — protein sequence MRHGLKRLCGAGALVLPLTVAAQQPVIEDLTESQRGGGFYSQTATREEAGGSLVIFNQVQQHQEEIRQLRGQVEELRHQLEQLRRQTRQQYLDIEDRLMAAGGGVDQATPPVDEQSAREVAETPSPSGDAAGTQQAYQAAFAHVQAREFGEAIRAFEAFVDQYPDTRLTANAYYWLGELHSAESNLEPAEAAFRRVLEDFPESSKVPDALYKLGLLEARRGRPEESRALLERVREEHPDSSAAGLADDFLRQTGN from the coding sequence ATGAGACACGGTCTGAAGAGACTGTGCGGCGCGGGAGCCCTGGTGCTCCCGCTGACCGTTGCGGCACAGCAGCCAGTGATCGAGGACCTCACCGAGAGCCAGCGGGGCGGGGGCTTCTACAGCCAGACGGCGACCCGCGAGGAGGCCGGCGGCAGCCTGGTGATCTTCAACCAGGTGCAGCAGCACCAGGAGGAGATCCGCCAGCTGCGCGGGCAGGTGGAGGAGCTTCGCCACCAGCTCGAGCAGCTGCGTCGCCAGACCCGACAGCAGTACCTGGACATCGAGGATCGCCTGATGGCGGCGGGCGGCGGCGTCGATCAGGCCACCCCGCCCGTGGACGAGCAGAGCGCCCGCGAGGTGGCCGAGACGCCTTCGCCGAGCGGCGACGCGGCCGGCACCCAGCAGGCCTACCAGGCCGCCTTCGCTCACGTCCAGGCCCGCGAGTTCGGCGAGGCGATCCGCGCCTTCGAGGCCTTCGTCGACCAGTACCCGGACACCCGGCTCACCGCCAACGCCTACTACTGGCTGGGCGAGCTGCACTCGGCCGAGTCCAACCTGGAGCCGGCCGAGGCGGCCTTCCGCCGGGTGCTCGAGGACTTCCCCGAGAGCAGCAAGGTGCCGGACGCCCTCTACAAGCTGGGCCTGCTCGAGGCGCGCCGCGGGCGCCCGGAAGAGAGCCGCGCCCTGCTCGAGCGGGTGCGCGAGGAGCACCCCGACAGCAGCGCCGCCGGACTGGCCGACGACTTCCTTCGCCAGACGGGCAACTGA
- the pal gene encoding peptidoglycan-associated lipoprotein Pal has product MQLKSHARTLAIALSLAVVAGCSSTGGSQEGDLEGGLGGANGGVSTGTAGGSGVSGDRAGQMADADGRIPATRTIYFEYDSDAIRSEFEPVLTAHARFLRANPSATVILQGHTDERGTREYNLALGERRAGSVERYLNVQGVSPSQVEVVSYGEERPAARGANEQAYAQNRRVVFAY; this is encoded by the coding sequence ATGCAGCTCAAGTCCCACGCCAGAACCCTGGCCATCGCCCTTTCCCTGGCCGTCGTGGCCGGTTGTTCCAGCACGGGTGGCAGCCAGGAGGGCGACCTGGAGGGTGGCCTCGGCGGCGCGAATGGTGGCGTCTCCACCGGTACCGCCGGTGGCAGCGGCGTCAGCGGCGACCGCGCCGGCCAGATGGCCGACGCCGACGGTCGTATCCCGGCGACCCGCACCATCTACTTCGAATACGACAGCGACGCCATCCGCAGCGAGTTCGAGCCGGTGCTCACCGCGCATGCCCGGTTCCTGCGCGCCAACCCCAGTGCCACGGTGATCCTGCAGGGCCACACCGACGAGCGTGGCACCCGCGAGTACAACCTGGCGCTGGGCGAGCGTCGTGCCGGCTCCGTGGAGCGCTATCTCAACGTCCAGGGCGTCTCCCCCTCCCAGGTCGAGGTGGTGAGCTACGGCGAGGAGCGGCCCGCGGCGCGCGGCGCGAACGAGCAGGCCTACGCCCAGAACCGTCGGGTGGTCTTCGCCTACTGA
- the tolB gene encoding Tol-Pal system beta propeller repeat protein TolB, with product MTKILKSTWLAAMLMLVTGLAQADLTIEITRGSDRATPIAVVPLAEGDNLPQDIAQIVADDLERSGYFEPLGREAMFARPASSDEVSYGEWRALDVRYLVVGRVSREGERFRIDYELMDVSGGSRMLAESVTAGRQGLRDAAHYMSDQIFEEITDIRGAFSTRIAYVTSTGLGDQTQYALHVADADGRNSQQVLASDEPIMSPSWSPDGGKLAYVSFETGRPAIYIQEIASGRRVRATSFEGLNSAPTWSPDGRRLAMSLSKDGQPDIYVMDIGSRNIERVTTGSSIETEPAWAPDGRSLVFTSDRSGGPQIYRVDLGSGQAERITFTGNYNARARFAPDGESIFLIHRGNGGYQVARQDLESGRLVALTDSRQDESPSVAPNGTMVIFATQQGGNGVLGGVSADGRASFRLPAAQGDVREPAWSPFLN from the coding sequence ATGACGAAGATACTGAAGAGTACCTGGCTGGCCGCCATGCTGATGCTGGTCACCGGCCTGGCCCAGGCCGACCTGACCATCGAGATCACCCGGGGCAGCGACCGGGCGACGCCCATCGCCGTGGTGCCCCTGGCCGAGGGCGACAACCTGCCCCAGGACATCGCCCAGATCGTCGCCGACGACCTGGAGCGCAGCGGCTACTTCGAGCCCCTCGGGCGCGAGGCGATGTTCGCGCGTCCCGCCTCGAGCGACGAGGTGAGCTACGGCGAGTGGCGCGCCCTGGACGTGCGCTACCTGGTGGTAGGCCGGGTCAGCCGCGAGGGCGAAAGGTTCCGGATCGACTACGAGCTGATGGACGTCAGCGGCGGTAGCCGGATGCTCGCCGAGAGCGTGACCGCCGGACGCCAGGGGCTGCGCGACGCCGCCCACTACATGAGCGACCAGATCTTCGAGGAGATCACCGACATCCGCGGCGCCTTCTCGACCCGCATCGCCTACGTGACCTCCACGGGCCTGGGCGATCAGACCCAGTACGCGCTGCACGTCGCCGACGCCGACGGGCGCAACAGCCAACAGGTCCTGGCCTCTGACGAGCCGATCATGTCGCCCTCCTGGTCGCCGGACGGCGGCAAGCTGGCCTACGTCTCCTTCGAGACGGGGCGTCCGGCGATCTACATCCAGGAGATCGCCTCGGGCCGTCGCGTGCGCGCCACCTCCTTCGAGGGCCTGAACAGCGCCCCCACCTGGTCGCCGGACGGCCGTCGCCTGGCGATGTCGCTCTCCAAGGACGGCCAGCCGGACATCTACGTGATGGACATCGGCTCGCGCAATATCGAGCGCGTCACCACGGGGTCCAGCATCGAGACGGAGCCCGCCTGGGCGCCGGATGGCCGGAGCCTGGTGTTCACCTCCGACCGCAGCGGCGGTCCCCAGATCTACCGCGTCGATCTCGGCAGCGGCCAGGCCGAGCGCATCACCTTCACCGGCAACTACAACGCCCGGGCCCGCTTCGCGCCGGACGGCGAGTCAATCTTCTTGATCCACCGCGGGAACGGCGGCTACCAGGTCGCTCGCCAGGATCTGGAGAGCGGCCGCCTGGTGGCCCTGACCGACTCGCGTCAGGACGAATCCCCCAGTGTCGCCCCCAACGGCACCATGGTAATCTTCGCCACCCAGCAGGGCGGCAACGGCGTGCTGGGTGGCGTGTCCGCCGACGGGCGCGCCTCCTTCCGGCTACCGGCGGCACAGGGTGATGTTCGCGAACCCGCGTGGTCCCCGTTTCTGAACTGA
- the tolA gene encoding cell envelope integrity protein TolA encodes MARHDRRVGYGLPLLLAIGLHLAILVASVLRFPEEEVTPPSSNIVQATLVSTETTTDQAQRAEEARARAAARQAEEEAARQAEAEAEAQRQAEQEEAARQAEAEAEQQAEAEAQRQAEEAAREAARQEAEEEAARRAAEAEAQAERRREAEAERKRQAEAEAERKRQAEAEAERQRQAEAEAERQRQAEAEAERQRQAEAEAERQRQAEAEAERQRQAEAEAERQRQAEAEAERKRQAEAEAERQRQAEEAARRAAEAASQGLDRAIEGESESVANARQANEAANGFINLVRRAVEQAWVIPPNVPDGAAAQVSVRLGPSGELFAASIGQSSGNAAFDRSAVQAVEAAAPFAELRQLPGAVQRDYRQFNLRFRPGDIR; translated from the coding sequence ATGGCCAGACATGACCGACGCGTGGGCTACGGCCTGCCGCTGCTGCTTGCCATCGGGCTGCACCTGGCGATCCTCGTGGCCAGCGTGCTGCGCTTTCCCGAGGAGGAGGTCACGCCGCCGAGCTCCAACATCGTCCAGGCGACCCTGGTGAGCACCGAGACCACCACCGACCAGGCCCAGCGCGCCGAAGAGGCGCGGGCTCGAGCGGCCGCGCGCCAGGCCGAAGAGGAAGCGGCGCGCCAGGCCGAGGCGGAAGCCGAGGCACAGCGCCAGGCCGAGCAGGAGGAGGCCGCCCGCCAAGCAGAGGCAGAGGCAGAGCAGCAGGCCGAAGCCGAAGCGCAACGCCAGGCCGAGGAAGCGGCCCGCGAGGCCGCCCGCCAGGAGGCGGAAGAGGAGGCCGCCCGCCGCGCCGCCGAGGCCGAGGCCCAGGCGGAGCGCCGCCGCGAGGCGGAAGCCGAACGGAAGCGCCAGGCCGAGGCGGAAGCCGAACGGAAGCGCCAGGCCGAGGCGGAGGCAGAACGCCAGCGCCAGGCCGAGGCGGAGGCAGAACGCCAGCGCCAGGCCGAGGCGGAGGCAGAACGACAGCGCCAGGCCGAGGCGGAGGCAGAACGCCAGCGCCAGGCCGAGGCAGAAGCCGAGCGACAGCGCCAGGCCGAGGCGGAAGCCGAACGACAGCGCCAGGCCGAGGCGGAAGCCGAGCGCAAGCGCCAGGCCGAGGCGGAAGCCGAACGACAGCGTCAGGCCGAGGAGGCCGCGCGTCGCGCCGCCGAGGCGGCGAGCCAGGGGCTGGATCGCGCCATCGAGGGCGAGAGCGAGAGCGTTGCCAATGCCCGCCAGGCGAACGAGGCCGCCAACGGCTTCATCAACCTGGTGCGCCGCGCGGTGGAGCAGGCCTGGGTGATTCCGCCCAACGTGCCGGACGGCGCCGCGGCCCAGGTCTCGGTGCGACTGGGCCCGTCCGGGGAGCTGTTTGCCGCCTCCATCGGTCAGAGCAGTGGCAACGCGGCCTTCGATCGCTCCGCGGTGCAGGCCGTGGAGGCCGCCGCGCCCTTCGCCGAGCTTCGCCAGTTGCCGGGAGCGGTGCAACGCGACTACCGTCAATTCAATCTGCGATTCAGACCGGGGGATATTCGCTGA
- the tolR gene encoding protein TolR, with translation MLGPFNRAGRRRPMGEINVVPFIDVMLVLLVIFMITAPMLTQGVQVDLPQVTSEPIEETEDRDPIVVSVDKDGQYHITLGGDTSAVSLDEISERVIILLDRQPGTPVMVRGDRHVAYGQVVTLMSTLQTAGVSNVGLISEPPPGER, from the coding sequence ATGCTGGGACCCTTCAATCGCGCCGGTCGCCGCCGGCCCATGGGCGAGATCAACGTCGTGCCGTTCATCGACGTGATGCTGGTGCTGCTGGTGATCTTCATGATCACCGCGCCCATGCTCACCCAGGGCGTGCAGGTCGACCTGCCCCAGGTCACCTCCGAGCCCATCGAGGAGACCGAGGATCGCGACCCCATCGTCGTCTCGGTGGACAAGGACGGCCAGTACCACATCACCCTGGGCGGCGACACCTCGGCGGTCAGCCTGGACGAGATCAGCGAGCGGGTGATCATCCTGCTCGATCGCCAGCCGGGCACCCCGGTGATGGTGCGCGGCGATCGCCATGTCGCCTACGGCCAGGTGGTCACCCTGATGAGCACCCTGCAGACCGCCGGGGTGAGCAACGTCGGGCTGATCTCGGAACCGCCCCCCGGGGAGCGTTGA
- the tolQ gene encoding protein TolQ yields MNDSLSIPHLIMNASGVVQAVMLILMIGSLLSWVVIFQRTFVMRRARKAHRRFEDRFWSGVDLNELYRETPAEQETQGAEHVFRSGFREFNRLLAKTRSPQAILEGVQRSMRVAWSREEDRLNLHLVFLATVASASPYIGLFGTVWGIMGSFQSLSLAQQATLATVAPWIAEALIATAMGLFAAIPAVIFYNRLSAESGRLLGKYEDFAEEFHSILHRNLQGRTDAGAD; encoded by the coding sequence GTGAACGACTCCCTGTCCATTCCCCACCTGATCATGAACGCCAGCGGCGTGGTGCAGGCGGTGATGCTGATCCTGATGATCGGCTCGCTGCTCTCCTGGGTGGTGATCTTCCAGCGCACCTTCGTGATGCGCCGCGCCCGCAAGGCGCACCGCCGCTTCGAGGACCGCTTCTGGTCCGGCGTCGACCTGAACGAGCTCTACCGGGAGACCCCGGCCGAGCAGGAGACCCAGGGCGCCGAGCACGTGTTCCGCTCGGGCTTTCGCGAGTTCAACCGGCTGCTGGCCAAGACCCGCAGCCCCCAGGCTATCCTCGAGGGCGTCCAGCGCAGCATGCGCGTGGCCTGGTCCCGGGAGGAAGACCGCCTCAACCTGCACCTGGTGTTCCTGGCCACCGTCGCCTCGGCGAGCCCCTACATCGGGCTGTTCGGCACCGTCTGGGGCATCATGGGCTCCTTCCAGTCGCTCTCCCTGGCCCAGCAGGCGACGCTCGCCACCGTGGCGCCCTGGATCGCCGAGGCGCTGATCGCTACCGCCATGGGCCTGTTCGCCGCCATTCCCGCGGTGATCTTCTACAACCGGCTCTCGGCCGAATCCGGCCGCCTGCTGGGCAAGTACGAGGACTTCGCCGAGGAGTTCCACTCCATCCTGCACCGCAACCTGCAGGGCCGGACCGACGCCGGCGCCGACTGA
- the ruvB gene encoding Holliday junction branch migration DNA helicase RuvB: MLENDRLIAADAREGEGEGGVDHAIRPKRLADYIGQPRVREQLEIFISAARGRDECLDHTLVFGPPGLGKTTLANIIAAEMGVGLKSTSGPVLERAGDLAAMLTNLQPGDVLFIDEIHRLSPVVEEILYPAMEDFQLDIVIGEGPAARSIKLDLPPFTLVGATTRAGLLTSPLRDRFGIVQRLEFYGIDELTEIVARSAGLLGVASDREGAREIARRSRGTPRIANRLLRRVRDFAQVRAEGRVDAEIADLALNMLHVDHHGLDHMDRRLLLAMIEKFDGGPVGIDSLAAAIGEERDTIEDVIEPYLIQQGLMMRTARGRVVTRQAWAHFEMAPHERAPE; this comes from the coding sequence ATGCTCGAGAATGACCGCCTGATCGCCGCCGACGCCCGGGAGGGCGAAGGCGAGGGCGGCGTCGACCACGCCATCCGCCCCAAGCGCCTGGCCGACTACATCGGCCAGCCCCGAGTGCGCGAGCAGCTCGAGATCTTCATCAGCGCCGCCCGCGGCCGCGACGAGTGCCTCGACCACACCCTGGTCTTCGGCCCGCCGGGGCTCGGCAAGACCACGCTGGCCAACATCATCGCCGCCGAGATGGGGGTCGGCCTCAAGTCCACCTCGGGGCCGGTGCTCGAGCGAGCCGGTGACCTCGCCGCCATGCTCACCAACCTGCAGCCCGGCGACGTGCTCTTCATCGACGAGATCCATCGCCTGTCGCCGGTGGTCGAGGAGATCCTCTATCCCGCCATGGAGGACTTCCAGCTCGACATCGTCATCGGCGAGGGGCCGGCGGCGCGCTCGATCAAGCTCGACCTGCCGCCCTTCACCCTGGTGGGGGCGACCACCCGGGCGGGCCTGCTGACCTCGCCGCTGCGCGACCGCTTCGGCATCGTGCAGCGCCTGGAGTTCTACGGCATCGATGAGCTGACCGAGATCGTCGCCCGATCGGCGGGCCTGCTGGGCGTCGCGAGCGACCGCGAGGGCGCCCGGGAGATCGCGCGACGCTCCCGGGGCACGCCGCGCATCGCCAACCGGCTGCTGCGCCGGGTGCGCGACTTCGCCCAGGTACGCGCCGAGGGGCGGGTCGATGCCGAGATCGCCGACCTGGCGCTCAACATGCTGCATGTCGACCACCACGGCCTGGACCACATGGACCGCCGCCTGCTGCTGGCGATGATCGAGAAGTTCGACGGCGGCCCGGTGGGCATCGACTCCCTGGCCGCGGCCATCGGCGAGGAGCGCGATACCATCGAGGACGTGATCGAACCCTACCTGATCCAGCAGGGTCTGATGATGCGCACCGCCCGGGGGCGGGTGGTGACGCGCCAGGCCTGGGCCCATTTCGAGATGGCGCCCCACGAGCGGGCGCCCGAGTAG
- the ruvA gene encoding Holliday junction branch migration protein RuvA → MIGRLRGTLLEKQPPWMVVDVAGVGYELEASMTTLVAMPGTGEPVSLYTHLTIRDDAHLLYGFAREQERALFRALIKVNGIGPKLALGILSGMDEEAFIRCVMDDDAKALTRLPGVGKKTAERLIIEMRDRFPHWQQPGELAVGMEGSAGAAPVAAADPVADAEAALVSLGYKPAEAARMLVGLEEADSTEAMIKAALSRRLAG, encoded by the coding sequence ATGATCGGACGCCTGCGAGGCACCCTGCTCGAGAAACAGCCCCCCTGGATGGTGGTGGACGTGGCCGGCGTCGGCTACGAACTGGAAGCCTCCATGACCACCCTGGTGGCCATGCCCGGCACCGGCGAGCCGGTATCGCTCTATACCCACCTGACCATCCGCGACGATGCCCACCTGCTCTACGGTTTCGCCCGCGAGCAGGAGCGCGCCCTGTTCCGCGCCCTGATCAAGGTGAACGGCATCGGCCCCAAGCTCGCCCTCGGCATCCTCTCCGGCATGGACGAAGAGGCCTTCATCCGCTGCGTGATGGATGACGACGCCAAGGCGCTGACCCGCCTGCCCGGCGTCGGCAAGAAGACCGCCGAGCGGCTGATCATCGAGATGCGCGACCGCTTCCCCCACTGGCAGCAGCCCGGCGAGCTGGCCGTGGGCATGGAGGGCAGCGCCGGTGCGGCGCCGGTTGCCGCGGCGGATCCCGTCGCCGATGCCGAGGCCGCGCTGGTCAGCCTGGGCTACAAGCCCGCCGAGGCCGCGCGCATGCTGGTTGGCCTCGAGGAGGCCGACTCCACCGAGGCCATGATCAAGGCGGCGCTGAGCCGCCGCCTGGCGGGGTGA
- the ruvC gene encoding crossover junction endodeoxyribonuclease RuvC, protein MLILGIDPGSRITGYGVLDVATTTPRYVASGCIRIQADDLAQRLAQVYAGISELIAVHAPGEFAIEQVFMSKNADSALKLGQARGSAIVCAANHGLPVSEYGPRQIKQAVTGGGAADKAQVQHMVTAILGLSATPQADAADALAIALTHAHARLGLLSTGSFGGHRSRRKGGGWRDFRP, encoded by the coding sequence ATGCTGATCCTCGGCATCGATCCCGGCTCGCGGATCACCGGCTACGGCGTGCTCGACGTCGCCACGACCACGCCACGCTACGTGGCCAGCGGCTGCATCCGCATCCAGGCCGATGACCTGGCCCAGCGACTGGCCCAGGTCTACGCCGGGATCAGCGAACTGATCGCCGTGCACGCCCCGGGCGAGTTCGCCATCGAGCAGGTGTTCATGTCGAAGAATGCCGACTCCGCCCTCAAGCTCGGCCAGGCCCGGGGCTCGGCGATCGTCTGCGCCGCCAACCATGGCCTGCCGGTCAGCGAGTATGGTCCGCGTCAGATCAAGCAGGCGGTGACCGGCGGTGGCGCCGCCGACAAGGCCCAGGTGCAGCACATGGTAACGGCGATCCTGGGGCTCTCGGCGACGCCCCAGGCCGATGCCGCCGACGCCCTGGCCATCGCGCTGACCCATGCCCACGCGCGGCTGGGGCTGCTCAGCACGGGCAGCTTCGGCGGCCATCGCAGTCGCCGCAAGGGCGGCGGCTGGCGGGATTTTCGCCCCTGA
- a CDS encoding YebC/PmpR family DNA-binding transcriptional regulator: MAGHSKWSNIKHRKAAQDAKRGKIFNKLIRELTVAARQGGGEPEDNPRLRAAIDKALASNMPKDTVQRAVDRGAGNTDGDAMEEVVYEGYGPEGVAVLVEAMTDNRNRTVSEVRHAFNKHGGNLGTSGSVAFLFHKQGRLTLPEGVEEEAAMEATLAAEPEEIETLEDGRLEVVTTPERFGAVKDALLEADIAPEASDVGLFPDTYTRIDDVDLGRRILALVDRLEDLDDVQNVYTNADFSDAIMDELQE, from the coding sequence ATGGCCGGCCATAGCAAATGGTCCAACATCAAGCACCGCAAGGCGGCACAGGACGCCAAGCGGGGCAAGATCTTCAACAAGCTGATCCGCGAGCTCACGGTCGCCGCCCGCCAGGGCGGAGGCGAGCCCGAGGACAACCCGCGCCTGCGCGCCGCCATCGACAAGGCGCTGGCCAGCAACATGCCCAAGGATACCGTCCAGCGGGCGGTGGATCGCGGCGCCGGCAACACCGACGGCGACGCCATGGAGGAGGTCGTCTACGAGGGCTACGGCCCCGAGGGCGTCGCGGTGCTGGTCGAGGCGATGACCGATAATCGCAACCGGACTGTCTCCGAGGTGCGACACGCCTTCAACAAGCACGGCGGCAACCTCGGCACCTCCGGCTCGGTGGCCTTCCTGTTCCACAAGCAGGGACGCCTGACGCTGCCGGAAGGGGTCGAGGAGGAGGCCGCCATGGAGGCCACCCTCGCCGCCGAGCCCGAGGAGATCGAGACTCTCGAGGACGGCCGGCTCGAGGTGGTGACCACCCCGGAGCGCTTCGGCGCGGTCAAGGATGCCCTGCTCGAGGCGGATATCGCCCCCGAGGCCAGCGACGTCGGGCTCTTTCCCGACACCTACACCCGCATCGACGATGTCGATCTCGGGCGACGCATCCTCGCGCTGGTCGACCGGCTCGAGGACCTGGACGATGTGCAGAATGTTTACACCAACGCGGACTTCAGTGATGCCATCATGGACGAGCTGCAGGAGTAG